GTGGTCGGCAAGGTCGAGTGCGGCTACGTCTTCGTGGACGGACAGTCGGTCGGCGACGTCACCGAGTCCGAGCTCAAGGACCGCCGGATCCTCGGCGAGGAGGGCTTCATCTCGGTCATCGTGGTCGTCGACTCCGTCGCCGGGAAGGTCTCCGCCGGACCCGAGATCCACGCCCGCGGCCACGCCTGGGCCGACTCCGACTTCGAGTCGATCAAGCAGCCGATCATCGACGCGGTCAACCGCTCGCTGACCGAGGGCAGCACCGACACCTACCAGCTGCAGCAGGTGATCCGCCGGACCATCGGCCGCTGGGTGAGCAACACCCACAAGCGCCGGCCGATGATCATCCCGGTCGTGGTCGAGGCGTAGCGGCCAGCGCGAACAACGCCCGAACGCCAAGACGCCCCGCCCCTCCTTGCGGAGGGACGGGGCGTCTGTCGTTGCTGGGGACTACTGCTTGCCCTTCAGCTTGATCGTCACCGTCGCGGTGAAGGCGGCGATCTTGGCGTCACCGGGGTAGCTCACGGTCGCCTTGACCTTGCGCACGCCCTGCTTCCACAGCTTCCTGAGCTGCTTCTTCGCCTTGATCGTCAGCACGCCGTTGACCACGGTCCCGGTGTACTGCTTGCCCTTGATCGTGACGGTCACCGGACCGGCCAGCGCGACGCCACCGGCGGTGGCGATGCTGATCGTGACGGTGCCCTTCTTGGCGCTCGCCTTCGGGGAGACGGTCGCGGTGCCGGGTGTCGGGGGAGCGGGCACGACCACGGTCGTGCTGACCGGATCAGACTTTCCGGCAGCGTTGACCGCGATCACGGAGACCTGGTGCGAGCCCGGTCCGACGGGAGCGGAGTCGAACGACGTCGTAGCCGCGCCCACCGCCGTCGGTGCTGCGCCGTCGACGCTGACCTCGTATCCGGTCACCGGCGTGCCGCCGTCGCTGGCCGGCGCGTGCCAGCCCGCCTGGATCTTGCCGGTGCCGGCCTGCCAGGTCGCGGTGAGGTTCGTGGCCGGGCCCGGACGGTCGGGGACCACGACCGTCACCGTCAGCGGCGCGGAGTCGCCCGTGGCGTTGGTCGCCATGACCGACACCGTGTGCGATCCCTTGACCAGGTCCATGCCGTCGAGCGAGGTCGTGCCTGCCGGGACCGTGGTCGGGGCCCCGCCATCGACGGTCACCTTGTAGCCGGTGATCGATGAGCTGCCGCCGTCGGCCGGCTCGTCCCAGGTCGCCTTCACCTTGCGGGTGTTCGGCTGCCAGGCCGCCTCGAGGTTCTGCACGATCGTGGGCGTCGCGCCCGGGGTCGAACAGACACTCACGGCGATGTTGTCGATGTACCAGCCGTCGTTGCCGTTGCAGCCGTCCATGCCGAAGTCGAACCGGAACTGGACGGTGTCACCGGCGTCGGCGACCTGGCTGAGGTCGATCACCGACGAGCCCCACGATCCGGTCGGCTGGCCGCCGTCGGCACCGGTGAACGCCACCTCGTCCGCCATCGGGTTGGTGTTGCCCGCCGCGACTGACTGCAGGTGGCCACCCGGCGCGTTGTGGATCCAGGCGGCGTCAGGAACCAGCTCGTACGCCGCTCCGTTGACGCTGACCTTGACGTTGCCGCCGTCGAACTCGACCTCCGAGGCCACGTAGTGGTCGAAGGAGAGCCGGGGCGTCGTGCCGTCGGGGACGGTCAGCTCGGGTGTGGCCATCCCGACCCGGGAGGAGTAGTCGTCCTCGCCGAGGTTGCAGTGTCCGAAGCTGCCGGCGTTTCCCTTGTCGTTGAAGTAGAGGACGTTCGGGTCGCCCTGGTGCGCGGCGCCGCCGTCGGTAACGGTCGGAAGGTCTGCCGTCACGGACGCGTCGAAGTGCTTGGCGCCGCTACCGTCCTCGCCGAAGTCGGCGTACTCCACGTCCTGCGTCCAGTCGGCGGGCAGGCCGGCCTCGAAGTCCTCGGACCAGACCGTGCTGGTCACCGTCCCTGCGCCACAGCTGATCGTGCCGGGGTCGAACATCGGCTGGAAGTTGCACTGGGTCGGCTCCGTGCGGAGCTGGGTGGCCAGTGCGGCCTTGGCGACATCCGCGCAGTCGCCGGCAGTGATGGGCGCGATCACACCCTTGTCGTCCGCGCTGCCGCCCGTTGCACTCTCACCCAGGGTGAGCTTCTTCAGGGTGGCGTTGCCGGTCAGGACCGCGCAGGACTGCTCCAGTCCGTCGGCGAGCTCGGCGAAGCCGGACGTGGGCGTGAGGTAGTTCGTCTGCGTGTGCCAGAAGATGTTGGCTGCCTTGTCGAGGCCGATACCGCCGATGGTCTGGCCGTTGTAGGTGCCACCGTCGACGAGCAGCGCGTAGGTGTGGTTGACCACGCCGGAGTTGGTGTGGACCCCGCCGCTGTCGCCGGTGTCGCAGGCGTACTCCTCGTCCGACACCTTGCCCGGGTCGCCGTAGCAGGTCGGGTTCCACATGTCGCGGATCGCACCACCGAAGGCGGGGTCGTCCTCACCGGAGAGCCAGCGGAAGCTGGTGTCGCGCGAGCCGGGCACCTCGTCGTCGGCCAGCGTGATCGTCAGCGGAACGGCGGCAGCCTTGATCTCGGAGCCGTCGGCCTGGCTGACCATGGCGCCGTAGAGGTCGGAGAAGCCGGCCACGGACGAGACACCGGGGCGGTTGTTGCCGAAGATGATGCCGGTCGCGCCGGCGTCCTCGGCATGGGCGATCTTGTCGGCGAAGGCGCACAGCCCGCGATCGACGTACACGAACTTGCCGGAGATGGCGGCGCCGTTGTCGAACGGGGAGCAGCCGTCGGTGTCGGTGCCCACCACGTCGCCGTCCTCCTCCTCGACCGCGTCCGTTCCGACCACCAGGTCGTCGGTGACGTTGTCGATGATCGGGCCGAACGCGGCCGGCGCGCCGGTGCAGGTGCCGACCGGGGCGCTGACCTCGACGGAGATCGCGCCACGGGTGCCCTCGGAGCACTTGCCGTCGGTGCGGTGCGTCGCCTCGTCCGGCGAGTTGAAGCGGTCGTTGAGCATGTCGACCGTCTCGCCCCAGATGTCCGAGTACGCCTCGTTCATCGCACCCGGCTGCCACTGGTAGAGCAGGCCCGAGGTCTTCTCGGTGTAGGCGTGGCCCCACTCGTGCGCCACGGTGTCGTCGGAGGACACGCCGGAGCAGTAGTTGGTCGAGGCTCCGTTCCAGTTCGCGTTCGGGCAGTCGATGTCGGGGTCGTTGTTGACCGTGATCATCTTGCTGCCCGCGCCGTCCCAGGCGTCGCGACCGAACGAGTTCTTGAAGAACCAGTACGCCTCGCCGGTTCCCTGGACCTCGCTCTTCTGGTCGTCGTCCAGGGCGCCGGGGAAGTCGTCGCCCTCCTTCCACACGATCGGTTCGTTGATCGAGGTCTCGTGCAACTCGCGATCGAGGTTGTGCGCGATCATCGTGTAGCGGTTGACCGGCTTGCCGGTGATGGCGTCGAGCACGCTGGTCTCACGGACCTGCTTGCCGTCGGTCACCTCGACGACCCAGGCCAGCAGGTTGCGGCCCTCGACGCCCTGGATGGCGCCCATCCGGTAGACCATCAGGTCCGCCTTGGTGGCGCTCAGGTCGCCCGCCTTCGGCTTCCTCGTCGCGGCGTCGCCCTGGCCGGCCGGTGCGTCGGCGGCGAGCTTGATCGCCTTCGCGACCGCCGCGTCCTTGTCGAGGCGCGGGGTGACGTCGACGTCGATCTTCGGCACGACGTACCCGGTCACCGAGGTCAGGTCGCCCTGTGCGTCGACGTGCGCGCGCAGCTTCGCGCCGAACACCGGCACTCCCTGGTAGGACTGCGCGAAGTCGACGGTGAAGCCGGCGGGCGTCTTGGTGGTGGTGGACCGCTGCAGCTGCGCGGCGGTGGCGCCGAACGCGCGGGCGTACTTGTCGACGTAGCCGGTGGCCTTGGCCTCGGCGCCGCTGCGGGTCCTGCCCGACTGCTCGGACGGGTAGAGGTCCTCGGTCGCGCTGATGAAGCTGAGCTTGTCCGTGGCCGGCGAGGTCGTCACGGCCACGTTGCCACTGGCCTCGCCGCGCATCTGCTGCACGACCGACGGGTCCTTCGGAGCGGCCGCCGTCGGCGTCGACGGGATGGCCACGAGGGCCGCCCCGACGAGAGAGAGTCCGACGCCCTTCCTCAGGGCGTCAGGAAGGTTGAGTCTCACGAAATGTTCTCCTCGAGATAGAACGTGCCCTCGGCAGGCCTAGGGGGTGCCAGCTCCCGAAACACGTGGACGAGACCCTAGGGGGCAGGAATGCGGGCGGTCCAGAGGTTCGGAGCAAACTCTGCGTCAGGTGGGGCGCCGAGCCGCAGGAACTTCGGGGGGAGCACCGGGGCGGGCCCGGTCGAGACACACCGCCCTGTGGTCCCTGTGACTGGTGGGGCCATCGCCTAGGTTTGGTGTCATGGCGACCCGTACGTCTTCCCCGCCGGCGTCGCGCAGCAGGACCAGCTCTTCCTCCCGCTCGGGCGTGAAGAAGACAGCCAGCTCGCGTACCCGGAGTACGACCACCAAGAAGCGACCGCCGGCGAAGAAGTCGGCGGCGAAGCGGCCTGCCCCGCGGGCGGTGCGCAGCGGCCCGGGGCCGGTGCTGCGCGCGTTCACCGCGCTCGGCAGGGGAGTGGTCGCGCTGTGGCTCGCCTTCGCCCACGGCATCGGAGCGGTCACCCGGGGCGTCGGCCACGGCGCCCGCGACATCGACCCCGAGCAGCGGCGCGACGGCTTCGGCCTGCTGCTGGTCGCCGTCGCGCTGATCATCACCGGCGCGGTCTGGTTCGAGGTGCCCGGTGGGGTCATGGACTTCACCCGCGCCGCGGTGTCCGGATCGGTCGGCAAGATCGGCTGGTTCGTGCCGCTGCTCGTGCTGGCCGCCGGCTGGCGGGTCATGCGCGACCCGGTCGGCAACGGCCCGGCCGGTCGCCAGGTCATCGGCTGGACCGCGTTCTCCTTCGGCCTGCTCGGCATCGTCCACATCGCCAACGGCAGCCCCGAGCCCGTGCAGGGCGACACCACGCCACTGCGCGAGGGCGGCGGCGCGGTCGGGTACGTCGTCTCGGCCCTGCTGCTCGACCTGCTCCGCGCGCCGGCGGTCGTCGTACCGCTGCTGGCGCTGCTGGCCTTCTTCGGCATCCTCGTGATCACCGCGACGCCGCTGTACCGCGTGCCCGACCGGCTGCGCGAGATCGGCGACCTGCTGCTGGGCCGGCACCACGAGTACGGCGACGCGCAGCCGCTCAGCATCGACGACACCTTCGAGCGGATGGGCGACCCGGCGTACGACTCCCCGGTCCTCGCCGAGCCGAAGAAGCGGCGCCGCAAGAAGGACGAGGAGCCGAACCCCGTCGAGGAGTCGATGGAGCTGCTCACGCCCATCGACGTGCCGCTCGTCGACGACGAGCCGATCGACCCCGAGGCGGGCTCCAACGCCCTCATCGCCCGCCGGCTGGCGCAGGCGACGACCGCCGACGACGAGACCGGCGAGCTCGAGCCGCCGCCGCACGCCGACCTGCCGCAGCGCGTCGAGCAGCTCGCCCTGTCCGGCGACATCGTCTACACGCTGCCCGACGCCTCGGCGCTCAAGCCGGGCGACCCGCACCGCGCCCGGTCGAAGGCCAGCGACGACGTCGTCTCGCGCCTGCAGGGCGTGCTCGACGAGTTCAACGTCGACGCCCAGGTCGTCGGCTACACGCGTGGTCCGACGGTCACCCGCTACGAGATCGAGCTCGGCACCGGCGTCAAGGTCGAGAAGATCCTCGGCGTCCAGCGCAACATCTCCTACGCCGTCGGCTCGGAGGACGTGCGGATCCTCAGCCCGATCCCGGGCAAGTCCGCGGTCGGTGTCGAGATCCCCAACACCGACAAGGAGATCGTCTCCCTCGGCGACGTGCTCCGCTCCAACGTCGCGCGCACCGATCACCACCCGTTGGTGGCAGGTCTCGGCAAGGACGTCGAGGGCGGCTTCGTGGTCGCGAACCTCGCGAAGATGCCGCACCTGCTGGTCGCCGGCGCCACCGGCTCCGGAAAGTCGAGCTTCATCAACTCGATGATCACCTCGGTGCTGATGCGCTCCACGCCCGACGAGGTGCGGATGATCATGGTCGACCCCAAGCGGGTCGAGCTGAACGCCTACGAGGGCGTCCCGCACCTGATCACGCCGATCATCACCAACCCCAAGAAGGCCGCCGAGGCGCTCGAGTGGGTCTGCCGCGAGATGGACATGCGGTACGACGACCTGGCCAACTTCGGCTTCCGGCACATCAACGACTTCAACAAGGCCGTCCGTGAGGGCAAGGTCGAGGTCCCGCCGGGCAGCGAGCGCACGCTGACGCCGTACCCGTACCTGCTGGTGATCGTCGACGAGCTCGCCGACCTGATGATGGTCGCGCCGCGCGACGTCGAGAGCTCGATCGTGCGCATCACCCAGCTCGCGCGAGCCGCCGGCATCCACCTGGTGCTCGCGACGCAGCGCCCGTCGGTCGACGTCGTCACCGGTCTGATCAAGGCGAACGTCCCGTCCCGACTCGCGTTCGCGACCTCCAGCCTCGCCGACAGCCGGGTCATCCTCGACACCCCGGGTGCCGAGAAGCTGGTGGGCCAAGGTGACGGACTGTTCCTGCCGATGGGTGCCTCCAAGCCGATCCGCGTGCAGGGCTCGTGGGTCAGCGAGCCCGAGATCCAGCAGGTCGTCAAGCACTGCAAGGGCCAGCTCGAGCCGAGCTACCGCGAGGACGTCACCGCGCCGGCGGCGTCCAGCAAGGTGCTCGACGACGACATCGGCGACGACATGGACCTGGTCATCCAGGCGATCGAGCTCGTGGTCTCCACGCAGTTCGGCTCCACGTCGATGCTGCAGCGCAAGCTCCGCGTCGGCTTCGCCAAGGCCGGCCGGCTGATGGACATCCTCGAGAGCCGTGGCGTGGTCGGACCCAGCGAGGGATCCAAGGCGCGCGACGTGCTGGTCAAGCCCGACGAGATCGATGCCGTGATCATGACCATCCAGGGGGAGGCGTGAGCGAGATCACCGAGAACACCGACACCACCGAGGCTGCCGGCACCAACCCCCGGATCGAGGTCCGCCGCAACGTCGCCCTGTCGGCGTCCGTCGGCGGGTTCTCGGCGTTGCTCACGGTCGCGTTCGCGGTCCGCGCGTTCAGCGGCGGCAGCACCCTGGACTGGCTGTCCTTCGGCGTCCTGGTGCTGGTGACGATCGCCCACGCCGCCTCGCTCGTCGACGGTCGCGCGCCGCTGCTGGTCGCCGACGACCACGGCGTGCGACTGCGCCACGGGGCCAAGTGGCGGGGGATCGCCTGGCCCGAGATCGACTGCCTCGAGCACCTGCCGCGACGCGGCGTGGTCCGCGACGGGCACATCCTGGTCGACGGGTACGACGACCAGCAGCTCGTCGTCCCCCTGACGCTGGCGACGCGCATCGTCGGCGTCGAGTCCGGCTCCCTGAGCGACGCTCTCGCCGACCTCGCCGACGGGCGCGCCGACGTGGTCGAGGTCGTGCCCGGCCTCTCCGAGGAGGGCACCGCGCCGCGCAGCGAGTCGGTGCCCAAGCTGAGCGACCTGTACGCCGACGAGGAGCCCGTCGTGCCCGAGGCCCGGCGCGGCATCGCGGCCCGGGTCGCCGCCGGCCTGTCGGGACGCGCGGGCGAGGACGTGGTCGAGGAGGTGGTCGAGGAGACCGCCGACGAGGCCGACTACGAGGACACCGGTGAGGTGATCCTCGCCGAGGACACCGAGACCACCGACGAGTTCGCCGCCGTGGAGCAGGAGCCGCCTGCTCCCGAGCGGATGACCGTGCTCCCCGCGCGGGTCGAGCTGGACCGGCCGACCCCGGAGCGGCCGACGCTGGTCCAGGCGCCGGTCGACCCACCGCGCCCGGTGGATCTCGAGGACACCGGTGCGGTCACCGTCGTCCTCGACGACCTGGCCGTGCGTCCGGCGGCCCAGCCCGTGATCGGTCCCGAGCTGACCGCGGCCCGCGACCGCCTGCGCCTCACGATCGACCAGCTCTCCGAGCGCACCCGGATCCGTCCCCACGTGATCGAGGCGATCGAGGTCGACGACTTCGCGCCCTGCGGTGGCGACTTCTACGCCCGCGGCCACCTGCGCACCCTCGCCCGGGTCCTCGGCATCGACGCCGGGCCGCTCGTGGCGTCGTACGACGAGACCTACGCCGACGCCCCGGTCGACCCGCGCCGCGTGTTCGAGGCCGAGCTCGCCACCGGCACCGGCGGCTCGATCCGCAGCACCCGGGGCGGTCGCAACTGGTCGGTCCTCATCGCCGCGGTGATGGGTGCGGTGCTGATCTGGTCGGTCGCCAAGCTGGTGATGGGCGGTCCCGTCGCCGTCGGCGAGACCCCGGTGCTCAACCAGAGCGGCGGCATCTCCAAGGCTGCCGCCGCGAAGGGCGACCCGGTCAAGCTGACCCTGGTGGCGGCCGGCGGGGGAGCCCAGCTGGTCATCCGCGACGCTGCCGGCGAGATCGTCTTCGACGGCAACCTGGCGTTCGGGCAGACCTCGGAGCTCAAGGTCGTCCCGCCGGTGCGGATCTGGAGCTCCGACGGCTCGGTGACCTACGCCATCGGCGGCAAGAAGCCGCAGGCGCTCGGCGACACCGGTGCCGAGGCGTCCAAGACCGTCGCCGGCTCCTGATCACACGAGCGAGGAATGCCGGCGGCCCGCGGTCCGCCGGTAGCCTTGGCCCGACATGACCAGCACACCCACGAACCCCGTCTCGGTCGCGCTGCTCACCCTCGGGTGCGCACGCAACGACGTCGACTCCGAGGAGCTGGCCGGCCGCCTCGCCGCGGACGGCTTCACGCTCGTCGACGACCCGGAGGACGCCGACACGGTCGTGGTCAACACCTGCGGCTTCGTCGACGCGGCCAAGAAGGACTCGATCGACACCCTGCTCGCCGCCGCCGACCTCAAGGAGTCCGGCCGGCCGCAGGCGGTCGTCGCGGTGGGCTGCCTGGCGGAGCGCTACGGCGAGGAGCTCGCCGACTCGCTGCCCGAGGCCGATGCCGTGCTGGGCTTCGACGACTACCAGGACATCTCCGGGCGGCTGCGCTCGATCCTCGCCGGCGAGCGTCCGCACCCGCACACCCCGCGCGACAGGCGGCTGCTGCTGCCGATCAGTCCGGCCGAGCGGCAGGTGGCCGTCGAGACCGCCGAGTCTGCCGGGTTCGGCGCCGACTTCGACATCGCCATCCCCGGCCGCTCCGCGATCCGGCGACGCCTCGACGGCGGACCGATGGCTCCGCTGAAGCTGGCCAGCGGCTGCGACCGGCGGTGCACCTTCTGCGCGATCCCGATGTTCCGCGGCTCGTTCGTCAGCCGCCGGCCCTCCGACGTGCTGCAGGAGGCCCACTGGCTGGCCGAGCAGGGTGTCAAGGAGCTCTTCCTCGTCTCGGAGAACTCCACCTCCTACGGCAAGGACCTCGGCGACCTCGGCCTGCTCGAGACGCTGCTGCCCGAGCTGACCGCGATCGACGGCATCGAGCGGGTCCGGGTCTCCTACCTGCAGCCCGCCGAGACCCGCCCCGGACTGGTCCGCGCCATCGCGTCCACGCCCGGCGTGGCGCCGTACTTCGACCTGTCCTTCCAGCACGCCAGCGCCACGGTGCTGCGCCGGATGCGCCGCTTCGGCGACCCGGAGAGCTTCCTCGGCCTGCTCGACCAGGTGCGCTCGCTCGCGCCCGAGGCCGGCGTGCGCTCCAACGTGATCGTCGGCTTCCCTGGCGAGACCGAGGAGGAGTTCCAGACGCTGTGCGACTTCCTGGTCGCCGCGCGGATGGACGTCACCGGCGTGTTCGGCTACTCCGACGAGGACGGCACCGAGGCCGAGAAGCTCGACGGCAAGCTCGACGAGGACGAGATCAACGCCCGCGTCCAGCACCTCAACGACCTCGTCTCCGAGCTCACCGCGCAGCGCGCCGAGGAGCGGATCGGCAGCACCGTCGAGGTTCTCGTCGAGGAGCTCGACCCCGACGGGACCGGCGACGGCACCGTCGAGGGCCGCGCCGCCCAGCAAGGGCCCGAGGTCGACGGCACCACCCGGGTGCTCGGCGTACCCGGTGCGCGCCTGGGCGACCTCGTCACCGCGGTCGTCGTCGCCACCGACGGCGTCGACCTGATCGCCGAACCGGCAGGAGGACAGGGATGAGCGAGACCAGCACGGGGCAGACCCCGGCCCCGGCCAAGCCGAGCAACTGGAACCTCCCCAACGCGCTGACGACGCTGCGGATCGTGCTGGTGCCCTTCTACGGCTGGGCGCTGCTGTACGACGGCGGCGACTCGATCACCTGGCGCACCGTCGCCTGGGCGATCTTCTTCGTCGCGATGGTCACCGACAAGATCGACGGCGACATCGCGCGCGCCCGCAACCTGGTGACCGACTTCGGCAAGATCGCCGACCCCATCGCCGACAAGGCGATCACCGGCATGGCCTTCATCGGCTTGTCGATCATCATGGACACCTGGTGGATGTGGACGATCACGATCGTCGTCCTGGTCCGCGAGTGGGCCGTCACCCTGCTGCGCCTGTCGGTGCTCAAGTCGGTCGTCATCGCCGCCGCCCGCAGCGGCAAGTGGAAGACCGCCGCCCAGGCCCTCGCCCTCGGCTTCCTCACGCTCCCGCTGCTCGAGGTCGACGGCTGGCTCGACGTCCCCGGTGAGATCACCTACGGCGTCGCGATCGCGCTGCTGCTCGTCGCCTTCGTGCTGACGATCTGGTCGGGCTACGAGTTCTTCCGCGACGTGTGGAAGCAGCGCGACTCGATCCGCCGGCCGTCCGCGGCCTGAGCTCGCTCGTCTGCCCGCGCCTGTCCGGCGGGGGCGGTCACTGAGATCGTCCGGTCCACGGGATCGCAAGGGCAACATCTGACGGCAGCACGTCGCCTTTTCGTCACTTGATTTTCCTCAACCCCTTGCCACCCTGACCGAGGGCGCGCCTAGGTTAAGGACCCTTCCCCCCGTTCTCGCTGGCATCTCTCTCGGGCGCGCGTGATCGGCTGTCCCCTGCCGCTTTGACGACCTCGGAAGTAGTTCATGCGATCAGTGAAACAGCTCGTTTTCGGCTCCCTCAGCGCGGCGATCGCCGTCACGGGAATGACAGCCCTCCAGGCCGCACCGGCCCGGGCGAACACCGCAGGCACCGGCCTGGTGATCTCCGAGGTGTACGGCGGTGGCGGGTTGCCCGCCGGCGGCGGCTTCCCGGTGTCCGCCTTCACCCATGACTTCATCGAGCTCTACAACCCGACGAACGCGGCGGTCGACCTGACCGGGTGGGCCGTCTTCTACGGGAGCGCGGGGCGCGCCAACCCCTCCGGCGTCACGAACAAGACGGACCTCACCGGCTCGATCCCCGCCCACGGTCACTACCTCGTCCAGGGCGCGGGCAACGTGGCGAACGGCGCACCGATGCCGGCCGCCGACGTGACGGGCGGCCTCACCATGAGCACCACGTCGGGCCTGGTCATCCTCAGCAACCAGAACGCCGCGCTCACCCTGCCCACCGGTGACATCAAGAACGCGGCAGGCGTCGTCGACGCCGTCGGCTACGGCACGGCCAACACGTTCGAGACCGCTGCCCAGGGCACCGCTCTCTCCGGCACGACCGCGGCCGCGCGCAGCGGCACCGGCGGCGACAACGACGACAACAGCGCAGACCTCTCGGTGGGCACCCCGACCCCGACCAACAGCCACGAGAACGCGGTCCAGCCACTCGACGCCGCGAGCCAGGCAGACGTGGTCGGCTACGACGGCGTCGCGCTCACGCAGGTCAACCTGTCCGCGACGGGCGGTCAGCCGCCCTACACCTGGTCGCTGAGCAGCGGCACGCTGCCCTCCGGCGTGACGCTGAGCTCCGCCGGCACCCTCGGTGGCACACCGACGGCGACCGGCACCTTCCCGATCACCGCGACCGTCACCGACAGCACGCCCGGCACGCCGGCCACCGACACGGTCACGTTCACGATCACCGTGTCTGCGGCGCCCCCGACGCTGACGATCGCCGAGATCCAGGGCACCGGCGCCGCGTCGCCCAAGGTCGACCAGGTCGTGACCACGACCGGCGTCGTGACCGCGATGTACAAGGACCCGGCGTTCGCCGACTCGAGCTTCGACGGCATGTACGTCCAGACGGGCGGAACCGGGACCACGGACACCACCCCGGGCGCCTCGGACGCGATCTTCGTCTACGGCAGCAACGCGATGCCGGCCGGTGTGGCCATCGGTGACTCCGTGCAGGTCACGGGCACCGTGAGCGAGGCATTCGGCGCGCTCACCGAGATCACGCCCGGTGCCGGAGGCGTCACGGAGATCGCCGCGCTCGACCCGGTCACCCCGCTCGCGATCGCCTACCCGACGACCGAGGCGGGCCGCGAGGCACAGGAGGGCATGCTGCTCGCCCCGACCGACGACCTCACGGTGACGAACTCCTACAACATCAACACGTTCGGCGAGATCGGCCTCGCCACCGGGGACCGTCCGCTGCGACAGCCGACCGAGCACGTCGCCGACACGGACACCACGGGGCTCGCTGAGATCAAGGCCGACAACGCGGCCCGGTCCGTGGCGCTCGACGACGGCACGTCGCTCAACTACATGACCAATGCCGCGGCGAAGAACCAGCCGATGCCCTGGCTGACCAAGACCAACGCCGTCCGTGTGGGCGCCGCGGTCACGCTCACCGGTCCGGTCATCCTCGACTACCGCAACAGCACGTGGAAGTTCCAGCCGCGGTCGCCGATCTTCGACGACGGGGCCGCGACCGCGACGTTCGAGGACACCCGGGCCGGCAACCTGGCACCGGGCGCCGTCGGCGGTGACCTCAAGATCGCGACGTTCAACGTCTTGAACTACTTCAACACCACCGGCGAGCAGTACGTCGCCACCGGCGCCGCCCAGAACCCGCCCGTCAACACGCAGTGCACC
This genomic interval from Nocardioides kongjuensis contains the following:
- a CDS encoding M4 family metallopeptidase; amino-acid sequence: MRLNLPDALRKGVGLSLVGAALVAIPSTPTAAAPKDPSVVQQMRGEASGNVAVTTSPATDKLSFISATEDLYPSEQSGRTRSGAEAKATGYVDKYARAFGATAAQLQRSTTTKTPAGFTVDFAQSYQGVPVFGAKLRAHVDAQGDLTSVTGYVVPKIDVDVTPRLDKDAAVAKAIKLAADAPAGQGDAATRKPKAGDLSATKADLMVYRMGAIQGVEGRNLLAWVVEVTDGKQVRETSVLDAITGKPVNRYTMIAHNLDRELHETSINEPIVWKEGDDFPGALDDDQKSEVQGTGEAYWFFKNSFGRDAWDGAGSKMITVNNDPDIDCPNANWNGASTNYCSGVSSDDTVAHEWGHAYTEKTSGLLYQWQPGAMNEAYSDIWGETVDMLNDRFNSPDEATHRTDGKCSEGTRGAISVEVSAPVGTCTGAPAAFGPIIDNVTDDLVVGTDAVEEEDGDVVGTDTDGCSPFDNGAAISGKFVYVDRGLCAFADKIAHAEDAGATGIIFGNNRPGVSSVAGFSDLYGAMVSQADGSEIKAAAVPLTITLADDEVPGSRDTSFRWLSGEDDPAFGGAIRDMWNPTCYGDPGKVSDEEYACDTGDSGGVHTNSGVVNHTYALLVDGGTYNGQTIGGIGLDKAANIFWHTQTNYLTPTSGFAELADGLEQSCAVLTGNATLKKLTLGESATGGSADDKGVIAPITAGDCADVAKAALATQLRTEPTQCNFQPMFDPGTISCGAGTVTSTVWSEDFEAGLPADWTQDVEYADFGEDGSGAKHFDASVTADLPTVTDGGAAHQGDPNVLYFNDKGNAGSFGHCNLGEDDYSSRVGMATPELTVPDGTTPRLSFDHYVASEVEFDGGNVKVSVNGAAYELVPDAAWIHNAPGGHLQSVAAGNTNPMADEVAFTGADGGQPTGSWGSSVIDLSQVADAGDTVQFRFDFGMDGCNGNDGWYIDNIAVSVCSTPGATPTIVQNLEAAWQPNTRKVKATWDEPADGGSSSITGYKVTVDGGAPTTVPAGTTSLDGMDLVKGSHTVSVMATNATGDSAPLTVTVVVPDRPGPATNLTATWQAGTGKIQAGWHAPASDGGTPVTGYEVSVDGAAPTAVGAATTSFDSAPVGPGSHQVSVIAVNAAGKSDPVSTTVVVPAPPTPGTATVSPKASAKKGTVTISIATAGGVALAGPVTVTIKGKQYTGTVVNGVLTIKAKKQLRKLWKQGVRKVKATVSYPGDAKIAAFTATVTIKLKGKQ
- a CDS encoding helix-turn-helix domain-containing protein encodes the protein MSEITENTDTTEAAGTNPRIEVRRNVALSASVGGFSALLTVAFAVRAFSGGSTLDWLSFGVLVLVTIAHAASLVDGRAPLLVADDHGVRLRHGAKWRGIAWPEIDCLEHLPRRGVVRDGHILVDGYDDQQLVVPLTLATRIVGVESGSLSDALADLADGRADVVEVVPGLSEEGTAPRSESVPKLSDLYADEEPVVPEARRGIAARVAAGLSGRAGEDVVEEVVEETADEADYEDTGEVILAEDTETTDEFAAVEQEPPAPERMTVLPARVELDRPTPERPTLVQAPVDPPRPVDLEDTGAVTVVLDDLAVRPAAQPVIGPELTAARDRLRLTIDQLSERTRIRPHVIEAIEVDDFAPCGGDFYARGHLRTLARVLGIDAGPLVASYDETYADAPVDPRRVFEAELATGTGGSIRSTRGGRNWSVLIAAVMGAVLIWSVAKLVMGGPVAVGETPVLNQSGGISKAAAAKGDPVKLTLVAAGGGAQLVIRDAAGEIVFDGNLAFGQTSELKVVPPVRIWSSDGSVTYAIGGKKPQALGDTGAEASKTVAGS
- a CDS encoding FtsK/SpoIIIE family DNA translocase, with protein sequence MATRTSSPPASRSRTSSSSRSGVKKTASSRTRSTTTKKRPPAKKSAAKRPAPRAVRSGPGPVLRAFTALGRGVVALWLAFAHGIGAVTRGVGHGARDIDPEQRRDGFGLLLVAVALIITGAVWFEVPGGVMDFTRAAVSGSVGKIGWFVPLLVLAAGWRVMRDPVGNGPAGRQVIGWTAFSFGLLGIVHIANGSPEPVQGDTTPLREGGGAVGYVVSALLLDLLRAPAVVVPLLALLAFFGILVITATPLYRVPDRLREIGDLLLGRHHEYGDAQPLSIDDTFERMGDPAYDSPVLAEPKKRRRKKDEEPNPVEESMELLTPIDVPLVDDEPIDPEAGSNALIARRLAQATTADDETGELEPPPHADLPQRVEQLALSGDIVYTLPDASALKPGDPHRARSKASDDVVSRLQGVLDEFNVDAQVVGYTRGPTVTRYEIELGTGVKVEKILGVQRNISYAVGSEDVRILSPIPGKSAVGVEIPNTDKEIVSLGDVLRSNVARTDHHPLVAGLGKDVEGGFVVANLAKMPHLLVAGATGSGKSSFINSMITSVLMRSTPDEVRMIMVDPKRVELNAYEGVPHLITPIITNPKKAAEALEWVCREMDMRYDDLANFGFRHINDFNKAVREGKVEVPPGSERTLTPYPYLLVIVDELADLMMVAPRDVESSIVRITQLARAAGIHLVLATQRPSVDVVTGLIKANVPSRLAFATSSLADSRVILDTPGAEKLVGQGDGLFLPMGASKPIRVQGSWVSEPEIQQVVKHCKGQLEPSYREDVTAPAASSKVLDDDIGDDMDLVIQAIELVVSTQFGSTSMLQRKLRVGFAKAGRLMDILESRGVVGPSEGSKARDVLVKPDEIDAVIMTIQGEA